In a single window of the Cupriavidus sp. P-10 genome:
- the ltrA gene encoding group II intron reverse transcriptase/maturase, giving the protein MEALIRKDESAPSGVPERWGDIDWRRVDRNVRVMQIRIAKATQEGDWRRVKALQRSLTRSWSAKASAVRRVAMNQGARTAGVDRVKWETSETRWEAIGRLKRRGYRPLPLRRVYIPKSNGKKRPLGIPTLHDRAMQALYLLALEPVSEGTSDPNSYGFRINRSTHDAMVQLFVSLSQKASAQWVLEADIKGCFDHISHDWLERNVPMDKAILRKWLKAGVVFQGQFQATDAGTPQGGIISPTLANVALNGLERQLEEFFRTKLGVAKTKKLKVNVVRYADDFVITGNTPEVLENEVKPWVERFLAVRGLTLSTEKTRIVNIADGFDFLGWNFRKYSGKLLIKPGKKNVKAFYSKVKEVIGANKTVKQEKLIRLLNPMLRGWAQYHCPVVAKAAFSRMENLIFRALWRWAKRRHRGKNSEWVRKKYYASVGDRNWVFGTTAVNKAGERYWMELYSIPSTLIRRHKKVRADYHPFDPAQEMYGEKLRQERMADRMSYRKQWAKLYVSQRGLCAVCQGALTDETGWDDHHIEPRILGGSDALGNRVLLHPDCHVQVHHYGKIAVKPVLE; this is encoded by the coding sequence ATGGAAGCATTGATCCGCAAGGATGAATCTGCGCCTTCCGGCGTACCAGAGAGATGGGGCGACATTGATTGGCGCCGCGTCGACCGGAACGTTCGGGTGATGCAGATTCGAATTGCGAAGGCAACACAGGAAGGGGATTGGCGTAGGGTGAAAGCCTTGCAAAGGTCCTTGACCCGCTCGTGGTCCGCCAAGGCATCGGCGGTAAGGCGAGTGGCGATGAACCAAGGTGCGCGGACGGCGGGAGTCGATCGCGTAAAGTGGGAAACGTCTGAAACCCGGTGGGAAGCCATCGGGAGGTTGAAGCGTCGGGGGTATAGGCCACTGCCTTTACGGCGGGTCTACATCCCCAAGTCGAACGGGAAGAAACGCCCTTTGGGCATTCCGACCCTACACGACCGAGCCATGCAAGCGCTGTATCTGCTGGCGCTGGAACCGGTGTCCGAAGGGACGAGCGACCCGAACTCTTACGGGTTTCGGATCAATCGCTCGACTCATGATGCCATGGTCCAGCTATTCGTATCCCTATCCCAGAAGGCTTCGGCCCAATGGGTGCTGGAGGCGGATATCAAGGGGTGCTTTGACCATATCAGTCACGACTGGCTGGAACGCAATGTCCCAATGGACAAAGCAATCCTTCGGAAGTGGTTGAAGGCTGGCGTGGTATTTCAGGGCCAGTTTCAGGCGACCGACGCTGGAACACCGCAGGGAGGCATCATCTCCCCGACTCTGGCAAATGTGGCACTGAATGGATTGGAGCGACAACTGGAGGAGTTCTTCCGAACTAAGCTGGGCGTCGCGAAAACTAAGAAGCTCAAAGTGAATGTTGTGCGCTATGCGGACGACTTCGTGATCACCGGCAATACGCCGGAGGTGTTAGAAAACGAAGTGAAGCCGTGGGTAGAACGGTTCCTCGCAGTACGGGGGTTGACGCTATCGACGGAGAAAACGCGGATCGTCAATATCGCTGACGGCTTTGACTTTCTGGGGTGGAATTTCCGGAAGTATTCGGGAAAGCTGCTCATCAAGCCAGGCAAGAAGAACGTGAAAGCGTTCTACAGCAAGGTGAAGGAGGTCATCGGTGCAAACAAGACGGTCAAGCAGGAGAAATTGATTCGACTGCTGAACCCGATGCTAAGGGGCTGGGCGCAGTACCACTGCCCGGTGGTAGCGAAGGCGGCGTTCTCCCGAATGGAGAACCTGATTTTTCGGGCTCTATGGAGGTGGGCAAAGCGGCGACATCGAGGGAAAAACTCCGAATGGGTGCGAAAGAAGTATTACGCCTCAGTTGGGGATCGGAACTGGGTGTTCGGAACCACTGCTGTGAACAAGGCAGGTGAACGCTACTGGATGGAGTTGTATTCGATTCCGAGTACGCTCATCCGGAGGCACAAGAAGGTGCGGGCGGACTACCATCCGTTCGACCCGGCGCAGGAGATGTATGGCGAGAAATTGCGGCAGGAACGCATGGCAGATCGCATGTCGTACCGAAAGCAATGGGCAAAGCTGTACGTTTCTCAGCGAGGCTTGTGCGCGGTGTGTCAAGGCGCGTTGACCGACGAGACTGGATGGGATGACCATCACATCGAACCCCGAATTCTCGGGGGTTCAGATGCTCTAGGAAATCGCGTATTGCTGCACCCCGATTGCCATGTCCAAGTTCATCACTACGGTAAAATCGCTGTGAAACCGGTGCTTGAATAA
- the rpiA gene encoding ribose-5-phosphate isomerase RpiA codes for MTQDELKALVAQAAADYVKQEVPEGAVLGVGTGSTANLFIDAVAAFKERFAGAVSSSEASTRRLQQHGFKVLDLNEVDEIPVYVDGADEIDASGAMIKGGGGALTREKIVASVAKRFVCIADGSKLVGTMGAFPLPVEVIPMARAAVARKLQALGGQPKLRMTKEGGIYTTDNGNVILDVVGLKIDDPRGLEQTINQVPGVVTVGLFALRGADVLLLGTGDGVQRTDY; via the coding sequence ATGACTCAGGATGAACTCAAGGCGTTGGTGGCGCAGGCCGCCGCCGACTATGTGAAGCAGGAAGTTCCCGAAGGCGCCGTGCTGGGCGTGGGCACCGGCTCCACCGCCAACCTCTTCATTGACGCCGTGGCGGCGTTCAAGGAGCGCTTCGCGGGTGCCGTGTCGAGCTCCGAGGCTTCCACGCGCCGCCTGCAGCAGCACGGGTTCAAGGTGCTGGACCTGAACGAAGTCGACGAGATTCCGGTATATGTCGACGGTGCCGACGAGATCGATGCCAGCGGCGCCATGATCAAGGGCGGCGGCGGCGCGCTGACGCGCGAGAAGATTGTGGCCTCGGTGGCGAAGCGCTTTGTCTGCATCGCCGACGGCAGCAAGCTGGTCGGCACCATGGGGGCCTTCCCGCTGCCGGTCGAGGTGATCCCGATGGCACGTGCGGCGGTCGCGCGCAAGCTGCAGGCGCTGGGTGGCCAGCCGAAGCTGCGCATGACGAAGGAAGGTGGCATCTACACGACCGACAACGGCAATGTGATCCTGGACGTCGTAGGCCTGAAGATCGACGATCCGCGCGGGCTTGAGCAGACCATCAACCAGGTGCCGGGCGTGGTCACCGTGGGCCTGTTTGCCTTACGTGGCGCGGACGTGCTGCTGCTCGGCACCGGCGACGGTGTGCAGCGCACGGACTACTGA